In Tachysurus fulvidraco isolate hzauxx_2018 chromosome 25, HZAU_PFXX_2.0, whole genome shotgun sequence, the following proteins share a genomic window:
- the hus1 gene encoding checkpoint protein HUS1 isoform X2, with protein MLDVSIISHVGVVNTITKLTKTCVVRLTVDNIFFVLSGKVANGGVSMWCELLQVNFFDEYQLEGVSEDANEICLEINPENLFRALKTAQNAKSVKIKLTKKHCPCLTLAAELPSLSSISRIVTHDIPVDVIPRRLWHDFKEPSMPDFDVSIYLPPLKTMKSVVDRMKNLSNYLVVEANLSGEMNLKIETDLVSVTTHFKDLGNPPWGASQSQSQSRDVEAMAHARVDIRKLQQFLMGQQVNPTKSMCNIVDKRIIHLILLQEDVSLQYFIPAVV; from the exons ATGTTGGATGTCTCAATCATTTCACACGTAg GTGTGGTGAATACCATTACAAAACTCACAAAGACTTGTGTTGTGCGACTTACTGTTGACAACATTTTCTTTGTCCTTTCTGGAAAAGTTGCCAATGGAGGAGTCAGTATGTGGTGTGAGTTATTGCAG GTTAATTTTTTTGATGAATATCAACTGGAAGGTGTATCAGAAGATGCTAATGAAAtatgtttagaaataaatcCAGAGAACCTATTCCGGGCTTTAAAAACTGCACAGAATGCCAAGTCTGTCAAAATAAAGCTGACAAAGAAGCACTGTCCGTGCCTCACTCTAGCTGCAGAGCTG CCTTCCCTTTCATCCATCAGTCGCATTGTCACCCATGACATCCCTGTGGACGTCATTCCCAGAAGGCTTTGGCATGACTTTAAAGAGCCCAGTATGCCAGACTTCGAT GTTAGCATATATTTACCCCCTCTGAAGACTATGAAGAGTGTGGTAGACAGAATGAAGAACCTCTCCAACTATTTG GTAGTAGAGGCTAACCTAAGTGGTGAAATGAACTTAAAGATTGAAACAGATCTTGTTTCTGTGACAACACACTTCAAAGATCTTGGAAATCCTCCATGGG GAGCCTCACAGTCTCAAAGTCAGAGCAGAGATGTCGAGGCCATGGCTCATGCACGAGTGGATATTAGGAAACTTCAGCAGTTCCTTATGGGGCAACAAGTCAACCCAACTAAGTCCATGTGTA ATATTGTTGACAAGAGGATTATTCATTTGATTCTCCTTCAGGAAGATGTGTCTCTTCAATACTTCATCCCAGCTGTGGTGTAG
- the LOC113658150 gene encoding receptor activity-modifying protein 3-like, which produces MDINARMLLLFFVAGFLENIELKVTCSPQVPECNKTALHLEMEECGGRFKTDMAELDPQYWCNLTHFISEYHYFSYCTEKNSVKIGCFWPHPVVEHYIILIHKQFFSNCTYKYKGLGDTPEDNFTLTIYILIIVPVFFSLAMVTLVVWCSKQR; this is translated from the exons ATGGATATTAATGCCCGAatgctgctgttattttttgTAGCTGGATTTTTAG AGAACATTGAGTTAAAAGTCACATGCAGTCCTCAAGTTCCGGAGTGTAATAAGACAGCTCTCCACCTGGAGATGGAGGAATGTGGAGGACGCTTCAAGACTGATATGGCTGAGTTAGACCCCCAGTATTGGTGCAACTTAACACATTTTATTAG CGAGTACCACTACTTTTCATactgcacagaaaaaaattcagtGAAGATTGGCTGCTTTTGGCCCCACCCAGTGGTAGAGCACTATATTATCCTTATCCACAAACAATTCTTTTCCAACTGCACTTATAAATACAAGGGCCTGGGTGACACTCCTGAAGACAATTTCACCTTAACCATATACATTCTTATCATAGTTCCAGTCTTTTTTTCACTGGCCATGGTCACACTAGTGGTATGGTGCAGCAAGCAAAGATAG
- the hus1 gene encoding checkpoint protein HUS1 isoform X1 encodes MKFRAKINDVGCLNHFTRVVNTITKLTKTCVVRLTVDNIFFVLSGKVANGGVSMWCELLQVNFFDEYQLEGVSEDANEICLEINPENLFRALKTAQNAKSVKIKLTKKHCPCLTLAAELPSLSSISRIVTHDIPVDVIPRRLWHDFKEPSMPDFDVSIYLPPLKTMKSVVDRMKNLSNYLVVEANLSGEMNLKIETDLVSVTTHFKDLGNPPWGASQSQSQSRDVEAMAHARVDIRKLQQFLMGQQVNPTKSMCNIVDKRIIHLILLQEDVSLQYFIPAVV; translated from the exons ATGAAGTTCCGAGCGAAGATAAACGATGTTGGATGTCTCAATCATTTCACAC GTGTGGTGAATACCATTACAAAACTCACAAAGACTTGTGTTGTGCGACTTACTGTTGACAACATTTTCTTTGTCCTTTCTGGAAAAGTTGCCAATGGAGGAGTCAGTATGTGGTGTGAGTTATTGCAG GTTAATTTTTTTGATGAATATCAACTGGAAGGTGTATCAGAAGATGCTAATGAAAtatgtttagaaataaatcCAGAGAACCTATTCCGGGCTTTAAAAACTGCACAGAATGCCAAGTCTGTCAAAATAAAGCTGACAAAGAAGCACTGTCCGTGCCTCACTCTAGCTGCAGAGCTG CCTTCCCTTTCATCCATCAGTCGCATTGTCACCCATGACATCCCTGTGGACGTCATTCCCAGAAGGCTTTGGCATGACTTTAAAGAGCCCAGTATGCCAGACTTCGAT GTTAGCATATATTTACCCCCTCTGAAGACTATGAAGAGTGTGGTAGACAGAATGAAGAACCTCTCCAACTATTTG GTAGTAGAGGCTAACCTAAGTGGTGAAATGAACTTAAAGATTGAAACAGATCTTGTTTCTGTGACAACACACTTCAAAGATCTTGGAAATCCTCCATGGG GAGCCTCACAGTCTCAAAGTCAGAGCAGAGATGTCGAGGCCATGGCTCATGCACGAGTGGATATTAGGAAACTTCAGCAGTTCCTTATGGGGCAACAAGTCAACCCAACTAAGTCCATGTGTA ATATTGTTGACAAGAGGATTATTCATTTGATTCTCCTTCAGGAAGATGTGTCTCTTCAATACTTCATCCCAGCTGTGGTGTAG
- the pdp1 gene encoding pyruvate dehydrogenase phosphatase catalytic subunit 1: MAATSQLFQVIRGRGFGRTWVQSALCQTCFQVHHPCNSGYQPNATSDPSHPLSRSYRTSAARLTYYLTPPQVNSILKANEYSFKVPEFDGKNISSVMGFDCNQLPANSPIEDRRSAATCLQTRGMLYGVFDGHAGCACAQALSERLFYYIAVALLPHETLAELENAVETGRPLQPILQWHKHPNDYFSREASRLYFNSLRTYWQELLDLSTPGERPEVSEVLRSAFKRLDNDFSLEAQVGDANAFLHYWVLRVAFSGATACVAHIDGADLHVANAGDGRAVLGVQEPDGSFSALTLTNDHNAQNEAEVRRVRSEHPQAEAKTVVRQDRLLGLLMPFRAFGDVKFKWSVELQRCVLESGPDQLHENEHAKFVPPNYHTPPYLTAEPEVTYHRLRPQDRFLVLGSDGLWETLHRQEVVRIVGEHLTGVHQQQPISVGGYRVTLGQMQGLLQERKARVSSTFQDQNAATHLIRHAVGSNEFGMVDHERLSKMLSLPEELARMYRDDITIIIVQFNPHVIGAQQN; encoded by the coding sequence ATGGCGGCAACCTCCCAGCTGTTTCAGGTAATCCGTGGCAGGGGGTTTGGTCGTACTTGGGTGCAATCTGCTTTGTGCCAAACCTGTTTTCAAGTCCATCATCCATGTAACAGTGGCTACCAACCAAATGCAACTTCAGATCCAAGTCATCCCCTGTCACGGAGCTACAGGACTTCAGCTGCACGGCTCACGTACTACCTCACACCACCTCAGGTAAACAGTATCTTGAAGGCCAATGAGTACAGCTTCAAAGTGCCTGAGTTTGATGGTAAAAACATCAGCTCAGTCATGGGGTTTGATTGTAATCAACTTCCAGCCAATTCCCCTATTGAGGACCGGCGTAGTGCAGCAACGTGTTTGCAGACACGTGGCATGTTGTATGGAGTCTTTGATGGGCATGCAGGCTGTGCCTGTGCCCAGGCGTTGAGTGAGAGACTCTTTTACTATATAGCCGTGGCCTTGCTTCCGCACGAGACACTTGCTGAGCTGGAGAATGCTGTGGAGACCGGCCGGCCCCTTCAGCCTATCCTGCAGTGGCACAAACACCCAAATGACTACTTCAGCCGTGAGGCATCGCGCCTCTATTTCAACAGCTTGCGTACATACTGGCAGGAGCTGCTGGACCTAAGTACACCTGGAGAACGGCCTGAGGTTTCTGAGGTGCTGCGAAGCGCTTTCAAGCGTCTGGACAATGATTTCTCTTTGGAGGCACAGGTAGGGGATGCTAATGCCTTCCTGCACTACTGGGTGTTACGTGTGGCTTTCTCAGGTGCTACGGCATGTGTGGCACACATAGACGGTGCTGATTTACATGTGGCAAATGCTGGTGATGGACGTGCTGTTCTGGGTGTACAGGAGCCCGATGGCTCGTTCTCGGCACTCACCCTCACCAACGATCACAACGCACAGAACGAGGCTGAGGTCCGTCGTGTACGTTCTGAGCACCCACAAGCTGAAGCCAAGACAGTGGTGAGGCAGGACAGGCTGCTAGGTCTCCTCATGCCTTTTCGTGCATTTGGTGACGTCAAGTTCAAGTGGAGTGTGGAACTTCAGCGGTGTGTGCTTGAGTCAGGCCCAGACCAGCTTCATGAGAATGAGCATGCCAAGTTTGTGCCACCAAACTACCATACACCACCGTATCTGACAGCTGAGCCTGAGGTGACCTATCACCGGCTTCGGCCACAAGACCGATTCCTAGTACTTGGATCGGACGGATTGTGGGAGACACTGCATCGGCAGGAGGTGGTTCGTATCGTTGGGGAGCATCTAACTGGAGTTCACCAGCAACAACCCATCAGTGTGGGCGGCTACAGAGTCACACTGGGCCAAATGCAGGGGCTTCTACAGGAGAGGAAGGCACGTGTCTCCTCTACGTTTCAAGACCAGAATGCAGCCACGCACCTGATCCGCCACGCTGTAGGCAGTAATGAATTTGGCATGGTGGATCACGAAAGGCTATCCAAGATGCTCAGCTTGCCAGAGGAGTTAGCGCGCATGTACAGAGATGATATCACCATCATTATAGTGCAGTTTAACCCACACGTCATAGGAGCTCAGCAGAACTGA
- the hus1 gene encoding checkpoint protein HUS1 isoform X3: MLDVSIISHVNFFDEYQLEGVSEDANEICLEINPENLFRALKTAQNAKSVKIKLTKKHCPCLTLAAELPSLSSISRIVTHDIPVDVIPRRLWHDFKEPSMPDFDVSIYLPPLKTMKSVVDRMKNLSNYLVVEANLSGEMNLKIETDLVSVTTHFKDLGNPPWGASQSQSQSRDVEAMAHARVDIRKLQQFLMGQQVNPTKSMCNIVDKRIIHLILLQEDVSLQYFIPAVV; the protein is encoded by the exons ATGTTGGATGTCTCAATCATTTCACAC GTTAATTTTTTTGATGAATATCAACTGGAAGGTGTATCAGAAGATGCTAATGAAAtatgtttagaaataaatcCAGAGAACCTATTCCGGGCTTTAAAAACTGCACAGAATGCCAAGTCTGTCAAAATAAAGCTGACAAAGAAGCACTGTCCGTGCCTCACTCTAGCTGCAGAGCTG CCTTCCCTTTCATCCATCAGTCGCATTGTCACCCATGACATCCCTGTGGACGTCATTCCCAGAAGGCTTTGGCATGACTTTAAAGAGCCCAGTATGCCAGACTTCGAT GTTAGCATATATTTACCCCCTCTGAAGACTATGAAGAGTGTGGTAGACAGAATGAAGAACCTCTCCAACTATTTG GTAGTAGAGGCTAACCTAAGTGGTGAAATGAACTTAAAGATTGAAACAGATCTTGTTTCTGTGACAACACACTTCAAAGATCTTGGAAATCCTCCATGGG GAGCCTCACAGTCTCAAAGTCAGAGCAGAGATGTCGAGGCCATGGCTCATGCACGAGTGGATATTAGGAAACTTCAGCAGTTCCTTATGGGGCAACAAGTCAACCCAACTAAGTCCATGTGTA ATATTGTTGACAAGAGGATTATTCATTTGATTCTCCTTCAGGAAGATGTGTCTCTTCAATACTTCATCCCAGCTGTGGTGTAG